From Onychostoma macrolepis isolate SWU-2019 chromosome 05, ASM1243209v1, whole genome shotgun sequence, one genomic window encodes:
- the LOC131541587 gene encoding peroxisomal membrane protein 2-like yields the protein MPTQSLLIRDSSFLTRVLQQYLSLLKQYPIITKSVTSGILSALGNLLSQALEYRKSNKENSPKKEINVLGPVHFAIFGLFITGPVSHYFYHLLEVLLPNTIPYCLIKRLLLERLVFAPAFLLLFYVVMNALEGKTLADVQNKLKTSYWPAMKMNWKVWTPIQFININYVPVQFRVLFANLVALFWYAYLASVRK from the exons ATGCCAACGCAAAGTTTACTCATCCGAGATTCCTCTTTTCTGACGAGGGTACTGCAGCAGTACTTGAGTTTGCTAAAGCAATATCCAATCATCACCAAATCGGTTACGAG TGGTATTCTCTCTGCTTTGGGAAATCTACTGTCTCAAGCTTTGGAGTACAGGAAGAGCAACAAAGAAAATAGCCCAAAAAAGGAAATCAATGTTCTGGGACCTGTACACTTTGCAATATTTGG actTTTTATCACAGGTCCAGTCAGTCATTACTTCTACCATCTCCTGGAGGTGCTGTTGCCAAACACTATCCCATACTGCCTGATCAAGCGCCTGCTGCTGGAACGTCTAGTATTCGCCCCTGCTTTCCTCTTGCTCTTTTATGTGGTTATGAATGCTTTGGAG GGCAAGACTCTTGCAGATGTTCAAAACAAACTTAAAACAAGTTACTGGCCTGCGATGAAGATGAACTGGAAAGTTTGGACCCCAATTCAGTTTATCAATATTAACTACGTACCTGTACAG TTCCGAGTGCTGTTTGCAAATCTGGTTGCTTTATTCTGGTACGCCTATCTAGCCTCGGTCAGGAAATGA